In Bos mutus isolate GX-2022 chromosome 10, NWIPB_WYAK_1.1, whole genome shotgun sequence, a single window of DNA contains:
- the ZNF106 gene encoding zinc finger protein 106 isoform X2, which yields MVRERKCILCHIVYSSKKEMDEHMRSMLHHRELENLKGRDSSHECRVCGVTEVGLSAYAKHISGQLHKDNVDAQEREDDGKEEEEEDYFDKELIQLIKQRKEQSRKDEPSNSSQEINSDDRRPQWRREDRIPYQDRESYSQPAWHHRGPPQWDRKWEKDGYSNTRKNSFTHSSRNNGGSRGCSGWHNGGAGGPSPWFHNHSNSGGGWHSNSGTVDWNHNGTGRNSSWHSEGAGGFSSWHMNSSNGNWKSSARGTNSWNYSGPGDKFQPGRNRNSNCQMEDMKMLWNTKSKSNKYNQDRYKWQWQENDKVGAVATYRGPSEGFASGKFHSEGLLDFNFEQLESQTTKQTDTFTSKIGGKSGSVAREKLHRWTPYPSQKTLDLQSGMKEVTGNKSEMIDKPLFDFSLITTGIKEPPNDKTNNSQKLKTKKEKHIESLKHKASSDCTASYEVVRECPITEKPEQEPNLNKMPSLKSPFLPTPGSKSVPQKQDSKNPSKNTKINSFFSGEHSNPLAKHTVEDNQSSCISKMRSSGPHVLKGNNKSSLGTQRDSDENLSDTLQKAKDVLQCHETLQNPLSTSKRTRNYAKASRNVEESEKGSLKIEFQVQTLEDESDGEISDTEKHETKIETLGSTTTEVLSCSTPAADEKRGDDQNLETSRKPSTSPCNSAVHQKETELQMTSVASPQSGLLLDLKTSLEDAQVDDPVKSHESYETEGFESTSLDAELQKSDIGQPSGPLLPELSKLGFPASLQRDLTRHISLKSKTGAHLPEPNLNSARRIRNISGHRKSETEKESGLKPTLRQILNASRRNVNWEQVIQQVTKKKQELGKGLPRFGIEMVPLVQNEQEVLDLDGEPDLSDLEGFQWEGVSISSSPGLARKRSLSESSVIMDRAPSVYSFFSEEGTGKENEPQQIFSPNNSFRSAQSQKPTMSLKQEVTPLAASLRTDERTENVATRRRHSAQLSPDRTIPLMHLTKELHSQESSTLLSENHNAQESNGEGNSLSSNASSALANSSLADAATDSSCTSGAEQNDGQNVRKKRRATGDGSSPELPSLERKNKRRKIKGKKERSQVDQLLNISLREEELSKSLQCMDNNLLQARAALQTAYVEVQRLLMLKQQITMEMSALRTHRIQILQGLQETYEPSEHPDQVPSSLTREQKNVRSQTSTDVTLLPSPFFPNFLEPPSSHVSPSPTGTPLQAITSSFQAHGSVPAPDSSVQIKQEPMSPEQEETINAISQGSACSVSKELLQANREISDSCPVYPVTTAALSLSGLTERFHEPSQELKFSVEQGITRNRGNNPSSQSAGLPSIDKESEEPNKGNSGSEACTSSFPRLSFASETPLEKEPHSPADQPEQQAESTLTSAEARGNKKKKKLRKKKTLRAAHVPENSDTEQDVFTAKPVRKVKTGKSAKGGKVTTSTWEDSRTGPEQESVRDEPDSDSSLEVLELPNPQLEVVAIDSSESGEEKPDSPSKKDIWNSTEQNSLETSRSGCDEVSSTSEIGTRYKDGIPVSVAETQTVISSIKGSKNSSEISSEPGDDDEPTEGSFEGHQAAVNAIQIFGNLLYTCSADKTVRAYNLVSRKCIGVFEGHTSKVNCLLVTQTSGKNAALYTGSSDHTIRCYNVKTRHCVEQLQLEDRVLCLHSRWRILYAGLANGTVVTFNIKNNKRLEIFECHGPRAVSCLATAQEGARKLLVVGSYDCTISVRDARNGLLLRTLEGHSKTILCMKVVNDLVFSGSSDQSVHAHNIHTGELVRIYKGHNHAVTVVNILGKVMVTACLDKFVRVYELQV from the exons AAAAGATGAACCTTCCAATAGCAGCCAAGAAATAAACTCTGATGACAGGCGACCCCAATGGAGACGAGAAGACCGAATCCCTTACCAAGACAGAGAGAGCTACAGCCAGCCAGCATGGCATCATCGTGGACCTCCTCAGTGGGACAGGAAGTGGGAGAAAGATGGCTATAGTAACACTAGGAAAAACAGCTTCACACATTCTTCAAGGAATAATGGTGGATCAAGAGGATGTTCTGGGTGGCATAATGGTGGTGCAGGAGGTCCCTCACCTTGGTTTCACAACCATAGTAATTCTGGAGGTGGTTGGCATTCAAACAGTGGGACAGTAGATTGGAATCATAATGGTACAGGAAGGAATTCCAGTTGGCATTCTGAAGGAGCAGGTGGCTTTTCCAGTTGGCATATGAACAGCAGTAACGGAAATTGGAAATCCAGTGCACGTGGTACAAATAGTTGGAATTACAGTGGCCCCGGAGACAAATTTCAACCGGGCAGAAACAGAAATTCTAACTGTCAAATGGAAGACATGAAAATGCTATGGAATACGAAATCTAAGTCAAACAAATACAATCAAGACAGGTATAAGTGGCAGTGGCAAGAAAATGACAAAGTTGGTGCGGTTGCCACATACAGAGGTCCTTCTGAAGGATTTGCAAGTGGTAAGTTTCATTCAGAAGGCTTGCTTGACTTCAATTTTGAGCAGCTAGAAAGCCAAACCACTAAACAAACAGACACCTTCACTTCCAAAATTGGTGGGAAGAGTGGCAGTGTAGCAAGGGAAAAGCTCCATCGCTGGACTCCTTACCCTTCACAGAAGACTCTGGATTTACAATCAGGAATGAAAGAAGTCACTGGTAACAAGTCAGAAATGATAGATAAGCCTCTCTTTGATTTTAGCTTGATAACCACGGGAATAAAAGAGCCCCCAAATGATAAAACAAATAATtctcaaaaactgaaaacaaaaaaggaaaaacatattgAATCTCTTAAACACAAAGCCTCTTCTGACTGCACTGCTTCTTATGAGGTAGTGAGAGAATGCCCcattacagaaaaacctgaacaagaGCCTAATTTAAATAAGATGCCATCATTAAAATCCCCATTCCTTCCAACTCCAGGCAGCAAATCAGTTCCTCAAAAGCAAGATTCAAAGAATCCCTcaaaaaacaccaaaattaattcttttttctctggGGAACACTCAAATCCTTTGGCTAAACACACTGTGGAAGATAATCAGAGTTCTTGCATATCCAAAATGCGAAGTTCAGGTCCTcatgttttaaaaggaaataataaaagttcACTTGGAACTCAAAGGGATTCTGATGAAAATTTAAGTGATACATTACAGAAAGCCAAAGATGTGCTGCAGTGTCATGAGACATTGCAAAATCCACTTAGCACTTCTAAAAGGACCAGGAATTATGCAAAAGCAAGTAGAAATGTAGAAGAGTCTGAAAAAGGATCTTTGAAGATTGAATTTCAAGTACAGACATTAGAAGATGAAAGTGATGGAGAGATATCTGACACAGAAAAGCATGAGACAAAAATCGAAACCCTGGGTTCTACAACTACAGAAGTTTTATCCTGCAGTACTCCTGCTGCTGATGAGAAAAGGGGGGATGACCAAAACCTGGAAACATCTAGAAAACCATCCACTTCCCCATGTAACTCAGCAGTTCACCAAAAAGAAACTGAGTTACAAATGACATCTGTAGCCAGCCCACAGTCTGGTTTACTGCTAGATTTGAAAACCTCTCTAGAAGATGCACAGGTTGATGACCCTGTTAAATCTCATGAATCTTATGAAACTGAAGGCTTTGAGAGTACTAGCTTGGATGCCGAGCTTCAAAAAAGTGATATAGGTCAACCCTCAGGCCCCCTCCTGCCTGAACTAAGCAAGCTTGGCTTTCCTGCCTCACTCCAGAGAGATCTAACCCGGCACATTAGCTTGAAGAGCAAAACTGGAGCACACCTTCCTGAGCCAAACCTCAATAGTGCTCGCCGCATCCGCAATATCAGTGGTCATCGAAagagtgagacagagaaggaatCTGGGCTCAAGCCAACCCTTCGACAGATTCTAAATGCATCTCGAAGAAATGTCAACTGGGAACAGGTCATTCAGCAAGTAaccaagaaaaagcaagagctAGGCAAAGGCTTACCCAG gtTTGGCATAGAAATGGTGCCTCTGGTTCAAAATGAGCAAGAGGTCTTGGATCTGGATGGTGAACCTGATCTGTCTGATCTAGAAGGATTCCAGTGGGAAggtgtttccatttcttcatccCCTGGGTTGGCAAGGAAGCGAAGCCTTTCAGAGAGCAGTGTGATCATGGACAGGGCTCCGTCTGTATATAGCTTCTTCAGTGAGGAAGGCACAGGCAAAGAAAATGAGCCCCAGCAGATTTTTTCACCTAATAATTCATTCAGATCCGCACAGAGTCAAAAACCAACCATGAGCCTTAAGCAGGAAGTGACACCTCTGGCTGCCTCCCTAAGAACAGATGAAAGAACTGAAAATGTTGCTACTCGAAGGCGACATAGCGCACAATTATCTCCTGACCGTACAATACCTTTGATGCATTTGACAAAAGAGCTGCACAGCCAGGAGAGCTCTACACTACTTTCAGAGAATCATAATGCCCAGGAaagtaatggagaaggaaactcTTTATCATCAAATGCATCCTCAGCCCTTGCAAACTCCAGTTTGGCAGATGCAGCCACAGATAGTAGCTGTACCTCTGGTGCTGAACAGAATGATGGCCAGAATGTTAGAAAGAAACGAAGAGCCACTGGA gatGGATCTTCTCCTGAACTGCCAAGtcttgagagaaaaaataaaagaaggaaaattaaaggaaagaaag AACGTTCTCAGGTTGACCAGCTGCTGAATATTTCTTTAAGAGAGGAAGAACTAAGCAAATCATTGCAGTGCATGGATAACAATCTTCTACAAGCTCGTGCAGCACTTCAGACAGCTTATGTTGAAGTTCAAAGGCTACTTATGCTTAAGCAGCAG ataACTATGGAAATGAGTGCCCTGAGGACTCATAGAATACAGATTCTACAGGGATTACAAG AAACATATGAACCTTCTGAACATCCAGACCAGGTTCCCTCTAGCCTTACACGAGAACAGAAGAATGTTAGATCTCAAACATCTACTGATGTCACACTTCTGCCTAGTCCTTTTTTCCCGAATTTCCTGGAACCTCCATCTTCCCACGTGTCTCCATCACCCACTGGAACCCCTCTCCAAGCAATCACATCTTCTTTCCAAGCTCATGGCAGTGTTCCTGCTCCAGACTCATCAGTTCAGATTAAAcaagaacccatgtctcctgaacaAGAAGAGACTATCAATGCCATATCACAAGGCTCTGCTTGCAGTGTGTCCAAGGAATTACTGCAAGCTAATA GAGAGATCAGTGACAGTTGTCCAGTTTATCCAGTTACCACTGCAGCATTGTCCTTATCAGGACTAACAGAGAGATTCCATGAGCCTAGCCAAGAACTGAAGTTTTCTGTGGAGCAAGGAATTACCAGAAACAGAGGGAACAATCCCTCTTCCCAATCAGCTGGTCTTCCTAGCATagataaagaaagtgaagagccAAACAAAGGCAACAGTGGGTCTGAAGCCTGTACCAGTTCTTTTCCAAGATTATCCTTTGCTTCAGAAACCCCTTTAGAGAAAGAGCCCCACTCTCCAGCTGACCAGCCAGAACAACAGGCAGAGTCCACTCTGACATCAGCTGAAGCTAGGgggaacaagaaaaagaagaaacttagGAAGAAGAAAACTCTGCGGGCTGCCCATGTTCCTGAGAACAGTGACACTGAACAGGATGTATTTACTGCTAAACCTGTAAGGAAAGTAAAAACTGGAAAGTCTGCTAAAGGGGGGAAAGTGACAACCTCCACCTGGGAAGATAGCAGAACTGGCCCAGAACAAGAAAGTGTCAGAGATGAACCAGATAGTGACTCGTCTCTTGAAGTCCTAGAACTTCCTAATCCTCAGTTAGAAGTGGTAGCCATTGATTCTTCTGAATCTGGAGAAGAGAAACCAGATAGCCCATCTAAAAAGGATATTTGGAACTCCACAGAGCAAAATTCATTAGAAACTTCTCGCTCTGGTTGTGACGAAGTTAGCTCTACCAGTGAGATTGGCACTCGCTATAAAGATGGCATCCCTGTAAG TGTGGCAGAAACTCAGACTGTGATCTCCTCCATAAAAGGATCAAAGAACTCTTCAG AAATATCTTCAGAGCCAGGAGATGATGATGAGCCCACAGAAGGGAGCTTTGAGGGGCACCAAGCTGCAGTGAATGCAATTCAGATATTTGGGAATTTACTGTATACCTGTTCAGCAGATAAAACTGTCCGAGCTTATAATCTCGTG AGTCGAAAGTGCATTGGTGTCTTTGAGGGCCATACCTCCAAAGTGAACTGCCTCCTGGTTACTCAGACCTCTGGGAAGAATGCTGCCCTTTACACTGGTTCCAGTGATCATACCATTCGCTGCTATAATGTTAAG ACTCGACACTGTGTGGAGCAGTTACAGCTGGAAGACCGGGTTCTCTGCCTCCACAGTAGGTGGCGAATTCTCTATGCAGGACTGGCAAATGGCACTGTGGTCACCTTCAACATAAAG AACAACAAACGACTTGAAATCTTTGAATGCCATGGCCCTCGGGCTGTCAGCTGTCTTGCCACAGCTCAGGAAGGTGCCCGAAAGTTGCTGGTTGTGGGTTCTTACGACTGTACCATTAGCGTACGCGATGCACGGAATGGATTGCTCCTTAGAACTCTGGAGGGCCACAGCAAAACCATCCTCTGCATGAAG gtggTGAATGACCTTGTGTTCAGTGGCTCCAGTGATCAGTCAGTCCATGCTCACAACATTCAT